The Sediminispirochaeta smaragdinae DSM 11293 genome has a segment encoding these proteins:
- a CDS encoding nucleobase:cation symporter-2 family protein, producing MSDTSVQTPPQNGAAGSAVEIIYGLNDRPSFLQSLFAALQHLLAIFVSIITPPTIICGVLGLPIQMTSYIISMALVVSGIATFIQAKKFGPVGSGLLSIQGTSFTFLGTIIAIGMAVKGDGGSNEAALATIFGICFFGSFIEMVFSRFLKFLQKIITPLVSGIIVTMIGLSLVKVGFTDIAGGSAAVGTDAFGSWQNLGLAAIVLVTIIILNRSKNQWLRMGAIVIGLAVGYVVAAFMGRIDFTKLDGLSLVNVPIPFKYGFFKFRFDYFIPMALLYLITTVESIGDLTATSLVSNQPIEGKQYIKTISGGVLGDGVNSAIAALFNSFPNTTFSQNNGIIQLTGVASRYIGYFIAALLVIFGAFPIIGGIFSLIPSPVLGGATIIMFGTVAASGIKLIGTNVINRRGILIMAISFGLGLGVILVPDALGHFPPLAKTIFGSAITTGGLSAIFLNIILPRSYKEQKVHDDLRTDMT from the coding sequence ATGAGCGATACCTCCGTTCAAACACCCCCGCAAAACGGGGCAGCAGGCAGTGCCGTAGAGATCATCTACGGTCTAAACGATCGTCCTTCCTTTTTGCAATCACTCTTCGCGGCACTGCAACACCTTCTTGCCATCTTTGTCAGTATTATTACCCCGCCGACCATCATCTGCGGTGTTTTGGGGCTGCCCATCCAGATGACCAGCTACATCATTTCCATGGCCCTGGTCGTCTCTGGCATCGCAACCTTCATCCAGGCCAAGAAGTTCGGCCCTGTCGGGAGCGGACTTCTCTCCATACAGGGCACAAGCTTCACCTTTCTCGGGACCATCATCGCCATCGGCATGGCGGTCAAGGGAGATGGCGGCAGCAACGAAGCCGCCCTTGCCACCATCTTCGGCATCTGCTTCTTCGGCAGTTTCATCGAAATGGTCTTTTCTCGATTTCTCAAGTTCCTCCAGAAAATCATTACCCCTCTGGTCAGCGGTATCATCGTCACCATGATCGGGCTCTCCCTGGTCAAGGTTGGGTTCACCGATATCGCAGGGGGATCGGCCGCGGTAGGAACCGACGCCTTTGGAAGCTGGCAGAACCTCGGTCTGGCTGCAATCGTTCTGGTAACCATCATCATCCTGAACCGCAGCAAAAACCAATGGCTTCGCATGGGAGCCATCGTTATCGGCCTTGCCGTCGGCTATGTCGTTGCGGCCTTCATGGGGCGTATCGATTTTACCAAGCTCGACGGATTATCCCTGGTCAACGTGCCGATACCCTTCAAATACGGCTTTTTCAAATTTCGTTTCGACTATTTCATCCCCATGGCGCTCCTCTACCTGATCACCACCGTGGAGTCCATCGGAGACCTCACCGCAACCAGTCTGGTATCAAATCAACCCATTGAGGGAAAACAGTACATTAAAACCATCAGCGGCGGGGTCCTCGGCGATGGAGTGAACTCCGCGATAGCGGCCCTGTTCAACAGCTTTCCCAATACCACCTTCAGTCAGAACAACGGCATCATCCAGCTTACCGGTGTGGCGAGTCGCTACATTGGCTACTTTATCGCCGCTCTGCTTGTCATATTCGGGGCCTTCCCCATCATCGGCGGAATCTTCAGCCTCATTCCCTCCCCTGTTCTCGGAGGAGCCACCATCATCATGTTCGGGACCGTTGCAGCCAGCGGCATCAAGCTGATCGGCACCAACGTCATCAACCGTCGGGGGATCCTTATCATGGCCATAAGCTTCGGGCTCGGCCTCGGTGTGATCCTCGTTCCCGACGCCCTGGGGCACTTTCCTCCCCTGGCAAAAACCATCTTCGGTTCGGCAATCACCACCGGCGGACTTTCCGCTATATTCCTCAACATCATTCTTCCCCGTTCCTACAAGGAGCAGAAGGTCCACGACGACCTTCGCACCGATATGACCTGA
- a CDS encoding RrF2 family transcriptional regulator codes for MKFSTRTRYGLRFLIYLGSEGGDRYVQLGEISEAEKVSQKYLEQIVRLLKPSGILDSARGVTGGYKIAVDPDKVRLDRLFELLEGDLAPINCLREDEHCERASRCPTLPLWMELDDLVKNFLKERSLGDLIRNTKANTCSMMMTN; via the coding sequence ATGAAATTTTCGACCAGAACACGCTACGGTCTCAGATTCCTCATCTACCTCGGAAGCGAGGGGGGAGACCGTTATGTTCAGCTCGGCGAAATCAGCGAAGCCGAAAAGGTAAGCCAAAAATACCTTGAACAGATTGTCAGGCTCCTTAAGCCATCCGGAATCCTCGATTCCGCACGTGGTGTCACAGGAGGATACAAGATCGCCGTTGACCCCGACAAAGTGCGTCTTGACCGTCTTTTCGAGCTTCTCGAAGGGGACCTTGCGCCGATCAACTGCCTCAGAGAGGATGAGCACTGCGAAAGGGCCTCCCGATGCCCGACGCTTCCTCTTTGGATGGAGCTTGATGATCTTGTCAAAAATTTCCTTAAAGAACGAAGCCTCGGCGATCTTATACGGAACACCAAGGCCAATACCTGCAGCATGATGATGACAAACTGA
- a CDS encoding homoserine O-succinyltransferase, with the protein MPIKIDGALPARRALEAENIFVMTSERAMHQDIRPLEIAIVNLMPAKIDTEIQLLRLMANSPIQVNIDLLHTESYTSRHSSPAHLERFYTTFSRVEKKRYDGMIITGAPVETLPFTEVDYWDELAAIMEHSKKNVYSTLHICWGAFAGLWYHYGIDKLLLSHKLTGVFEHRRMDDHSPLFRGFDDCFPLPHSRYTGIDEAALKRIPRLEILARSKEAGSAVIQAQTGRQIFITGHFEYDADTLAKEYQRDTEKGLDVPTPAHYFPQDNPNAFPISTWRAHAHLFFSNWLNYSVYQATPYDLGSLKPMFEEEQQ; encoded by the coding sequence ATGCCGATAAAGATAGACGGGGCTCTTCCCGCCCGCCGGGCCTTAGAGGCGGAAAATATTTTCGTCATGACCAGCGAGCGGGCAATGCATCAGGACATACGCCCGCTGGAGATTGCCATCGTCAACCTGATGCCGGCAAAGATAGATACCGAGATTCAGCTTTTGCGGCTGATGGCCAACTCCCCAATTCAGGTCAATATTGATCTGCTTCACACCGAATCCTATACCTCGCGCCACAGTTCTCCGGCCCATCTGGAACGCTTTTATACCACCTTCTCAAGGGTTGAAAAAAAGCGCTACGACGGGATGATCATCACCGGAGCGCCTGTGGAGACCCTTCCCTTCACCGAGGTGGATTACTGGGATGAGTTGGCTGCAATCATGGAGCACAGCAAAAAGAACGTCTATTCGACACTCCATATCTGCTGGGGGGCCTTTGCTGGCCTCTGGTACCACTACGGAATCGACAAGCTTCTCTTATCTCACAAGCTGACAGGGGTGTTCGAGCACCGGCGAATGGATGATCATTCGCCACTCTTTCGAGGCTTCGACGACTGTTTTCCCCTTCCCCACTCCCGCTATACGGGGATCGACGAGGCTGCTCTAAAGAGGATTCCAAGGCTCGAGATTCTCGCACGATCGAAGGAAGCAGGTAGCGCCGTCATCCAGGCGCAGACGGGACGGCAGATCTTCATAACCGGTCATTTTGAATACGATGCCGACACGCTGGCAAAGGAGTACCAACGGGATACGGAAAAGGGGTTGGATGTGCCCACCCCCGCCCATTACTTTCCTCAGGATAATCCCAATGCTTTTCCCATCTCCACATGGAGGGCACATGCCCACCTCTTTTTTTCAAACTGGCTCAATTATTCAGTATATCAGGCAACCCCATACGATTTGGGAAGCCTGAAACCGATGTTCGAGGAGGAACAACAATGA
- a CDS encoding xanthine dehydrogenase family protein molybdopterin-binding subunit codes for MPVSGTTVFRNDAVSKVTGRAKYTDDLKFYGMAHAVVVYTGYVRAEHLRVDVDAASASPGVLGVFTAADIPGQICFGQINRDYAMLAQERILCEGDVIALVVAETRAAALAAAPLVKEQADELPPVTDPFEALKPDAPILRPGSAGNTNRINHGRVRKGDAEAVLQGCDLVLDEEFSTQFIEHAYMEPEAGIAVPRPDGVIEIYGSMQHPYSTRRFVSAMLGEPLANVEVYMTPMGGGFGGKDDTAAIVCARAALAARKLNRPVKLTYDRSWSMKESYKRHPYHLHYRVGFDKRGKLRGADIDMVSDSGAYTSVTPWVNWRSTAQCCGPYTADAVRMDIVAATTNNVFTGAMRGFGAPQVNFAVEQLMDMAAEKLGLSPVEIRRINMVKQGDATITGQVLDNHTVSLEAVMDRLLAESSYREKYPSCSRGKGEGDELYGIGFSISYRGASLGAEGMDYCSSIINCQMDGSILLEAAIHENGQGAESVQMMILSEELGVPLSRIRYKRPSTSNIPDGGTTVATRGTIMGGGAVAIAARNLKKLIAETLAEELGGDPSEVVFENDTVSVPLGKSFSWEEAMKAMHLHRVYPYAFGTFQAPHVSWDEELGQGDAYFTFVYSAQAAELTVSRKTGKIKLLSLTAVHDIGRAINRAMVLGQMYGGIAQAVGQALSEDLAVREGRIGNLNLDKYKIPRAKDLPEIKGIIVENPDPTSPTGAKGIGEPALELMAPAIANAVYNATGLRFHNLPITITPEDLK; via the coding sequence ATGCCAGTTTCCGGAACGACGGTTTTCAGAAACGATGCCGTTTCCAAGGTGACCGGACGGGCCAAGTATACCGACGATCTGAAATTCTACGGTATGGCCCATGCGGTTGTCGTTTATACCGGCTATGTACGAGCCGAGCATCTTCGCGTCGATGTTGATGCGGCGTCGGCCTCACCCGGGGTTCTCGGAGTTTTTACCGCAGCCGATATTCCCGGACAGATCTGCTTCGGCCAGATCAACCGCGATTATGCCATGCTTGCCCAGGAGCGCATCCTTTGCGAGGGAGACGTCATTGCCCTGGTTGTTGCCGAAACCCGGGCGGCGGCCCTTGCCGCTGCGCCCTTGGTAAAGGAGCAGGCAGATGAGCTTCCTCCCGTTACCGATCCCTTTGAGGCTCTCAAGCCCGATGCTCCGATCCTTCGTCCAGGTTCTGCAGGAAATACCAACCGTATCAACCATGGACGGGTCAGGAAGGGGGATGCGGAGGCTGTTTTGCAGGGGTGTGATCTTGTTCTCGATGAGGAGTTTTCCACCCAGTTTATCGAGCACGCCTATATGGAGCCCGAGGCGGGGATTGCGGTGCCTCGTCCCGATGGTGTTATCGAGATATACGGCAGCATGCAGCATCCCTATTCAACCAGACGTTTTGTGTCGGCCATGCTTGGTGAGCCCCTTGCCAATGTTGAGGTCTATATGACGCCTATGGGGGGAGGCTTCGGAGGAAAGGACGATACCGCCGCCATTGTGTGCGCCAGGGCTGCTTTGGCGGCACGGAAATTGAATCGACCGGTGAAACTGACCTACGATCGCAGCTGGTCTATGAAAGAGAGTTACAAACGCCATCCCTATCATCTCCATTATCGTGTGGGCTTTGATAAGCGGGGAAAGCTTCGGGGCGCCGATATTGATATGGTAAGCGACTCGGGGGCCTATACCAGCGTAACCCCCTGGGTGAACTGGCGTAGCACCGCCCAATGCTGTGGCCCCTATACTGCCGATGCGGTACGCATGGATATCGTTGCCGCGACCACCAACAACGTCTTTACCGGTGCCATGCGGGGATTCGGCGCTCCTCAGGTCAACTTTGCCGTTGAGCAGCTTATGGACATGGCCGCAGAAAAGCTGGGGCTCTCTCCTGTGGAAATTCGTCGCATCAACATGGTCAAGCAGGGGGATGCAACCATAACGGGGCAGGTGCTTGATAACCACACCGTCAGTCTTGAGGCGGTCATGGATCGTCTTCTTGCCGAGTCTTCCTACAGGGAAAAGTACCCCTCCTGTTCCCGGGGCAAGGGTGAAGGGGATGAGCTCTACGGTATTGGCTTTTCCATCAGCTATCGGGGCGCAAGCCTCGGGGCGGAGGGAATGGATTATTGTTCCTCCATTATCAATTGCCAGATGGACGGTTCGATCCTCCTGGAGGCAGCCATCCATGAAAACGGGCAGGGGGCCGAATCGGTCCAGATGATGATCCTCAGCGAAGAACTTGGGGTTCCCCTTTCGAGGATTCGCTATAAGCGACCCTCCACCAGCAATATTCCCGATGGCGGAACCACCGTAGCGACCCGTGGAACCATCATGGGAGGCGGCGCCGTGGCTATCGCTGCCCGGAATCTAAAGAAGCTGATTGCCGAGACCCTTGCCGAAGAGCTGGGTGGCGACCCTTCTGAGGTCGTTTTCGAAAACGATACGGTCAGCGTTCCTTTGGGGAAGAGCTTCAGCTGGGAAGAGGCCATGAAGGCGATGCATCTTCATCGGGTCTACCCCTACGCTTTCGGCACCTTTCAGGCGCCCCATGTTTCCTGGGACGAAGAGCTTGGGCAGGGTGATGCCTACTTTACCTTTGTTTACAGCGCCCAGGCTGCCGAGCTGACGGTAAGCCGCAAAACCGGTAAGATAAAGCTCCTTTCTTTAACCGCGGTCCACGATATCGGTCGGGCGATCAACAGGGCCATGGTTTTGGGGCAAATGTACGGCGGTATCGCTCAGGCTGTAGGGCAGGCCTTGAGCGAAGATCTTGCGGTGCGGGAAGGCCGAATCGGCAATCTCAATCTTGATAAGTACAAAATCCCCAGGGCGAAGGATCTGCCCGAGATTAAGGGGATCATTGTGGAGAATCCCGATCCCACCTCGCCCACGGGGGCTAAGGGAATTGGCGAGCCTGCCCTTGAATTGATGGCCCCGGCCATTGCCAATGCAGTCTACAACGCAACGGGACTTCGCTTCCACAACCTTCCTATCACGATAACCCCGGAGGACTTGAAATGA
- the cysK gene encoding cysteine synthase A: MKIAKNMTELIGNTPLVYADVLLSPQAAAQGTRIAVKLESANPLGCVKERIALAMIEQAEADGSLRPGGIIVEPTSGNTGVGLAGVAAVKGYHIILTMPESMSMERRKLLAALGAELVLTPAAKGMKGAIEEAEKIASSRENAFIPGQFDNPANPEAHRRTTAQEIWRDTDGKVDLFVAGVGTGGTVTGTGSALKAKNPKISVVAVEPEGSPVLSGGSAGPHKIQGIGAGFVPSVVDMSVIDRIITISDEEAGKSARLLAKKAGLLVGISSGAAAAAAARLADEKEHAGKLIVALLPDTGERYLSTWLFEG; this comes from the coding sequence ATGAAGATAGCAAAAAACATGACGGAACTTATCGGGAACACCCCCCTGGTATATGCGGATGTACTCCTCTCTCCACAGGCAGCGGCCCAGGGCACGCGGATCGCCGTCAAACTTGAGTCGGCAAATCCCCTCGGCTGTGTGAAGGAGCGGATCGCCCTTGCCATGATAGAGCAGGCAGAAGCCGACGGCAGCCTGAGGCCGGGAGGAATCATCGTCGAACCTACCAGCGGCAACACCGGTGTCGGACTTGCTGGAGTTGCTGCGGTAAAGGGTTACCATATCATTCTCACCATGCCCGAAAGCATGAGCATGGAACGACGCAAACTCCTTGCGGCCCTGGGTGCAGAACTTGTGCTGACCCCGGCGGCGAAAGGCATGAAGGGGGCCATTGAAGAGGCAGAGAAGATTGCATCAAGCAGGGAAAACGCCTTTATTCCGGGGCAGTTCGATAACCCGGCCAACCCGGAGGCACATCGAAGGACCACCGCCCAGGAGATATGGCGCGATACCGACGGCAAGGTCGATCTCTTTGTCGCCGGAGTTGGAACCGGAGGAACTGTTACCGGTACGGGAAGCGCCCTTAAGGCAAAGAATCCGAAAATATCCGTTGTCGCCGTGGAACCCGAAGGCTCTCCGGTTCTTTCCGGAGGAAGTGCAGGCCCGCATAAAATTCAGGGCATCGGGGCCGGCTTCGTTCCCTCGGTGGTGGATATGTCGGTCATAGACAGGATCATCACCATCTCCGATGAGGAGGCAGGAAAGAGTGCCAGGCTGCTTGCAAAAAAGGCAGGACTTTTGGTTGGTATCAGCTCAGGGGCTGCTGCGGCAGCGGCAGCGAGACTTGCCGATGAGAAGGAACATGCGGGAAAGCTGATTGTGGCACTGTTGCCAGACACCGGCGAGCGCTACCTTTCCACCTGGCTTTTCGAGGGCTGA
- a CDS encoding O-acetylhomoserine aminocarboxypropyltransferase/cysteine synthase family protein, with protein sequence MNKHLETIALHGGTIPDPVTGSRAVPLYRTTAYQFKDSGHAARLFDLAEPGFIYTRIGNPTQDVLEQRMQLLEGGVGALALASGTAAVFYSIINLATAGDEIIATANLYGGTHTLFTSILPDLGIKVILIPPNDIPALKAAINEKSRAVFTEIIGNPALEVADIPALAEAAHKEALPLIVDSTFATPVLSRPIELGADVVVHSLSKWICGSGTVIGGAVIDGGNFDWSSGRFSRFTEPDESYHGIRWARDLGDQQRAAFVMRMRTVALRNTGAAISPDNAWNILQGIETLPLRMERHCENAAAVAAFLSDHGKVDWVRYPGLDTDPSKEVADRVLSGGYGGMVVFGVKGGKEAGKRFIEKLKLFSHLANVGDAKSLAIHPGSTTHAQLSDQEQIAAGVKPELIRLSIGIEHQDDIIDDINQALKEV encoded by the coding sequence ATGAACAAGCATCTGGAAACCATCGCACTTCATGGTGGCACTATTCCCGATCCCGTAACGGGCAGCAGAGCGGTACCGCTCTACCGGACAACAGCCTATCAATTCAAGGACAGCGGTCATGCGGCCCGGCTCTTTGATCTGGCGGAACCGGGATTCATTTATACGAGGATCGGCAATCCGACCCAGGATGTCCTTGAACAGAGGATGCAGCTTCTGGAAGGTGGTGTCGGGGCCTTGGCCCTTGCATCGGGAACGGCAGCTGTCTTTTACTCCATCATCAATCTGGCAACGGCAGGTGATGAGATTATTGCAACAGCCAACCTATATGGAGGCACCCACACCCTTTTCACTTCAATCCTGCCGGATCTGGGAATCAAGGTAATCCTGATTCCTCCCAATGATATTCCGGCCCTCAAGGCCGCAATCAACGAAAAGAGCCGCGCCGTCTTTACCGAAATCATCGGCAATCCGGCCCTCGAGGTCGCCGACATACCAGCCTTAGCCGAGGCGGCCCACAAGGAGGCCCTTCCCCTCATTGTAGACTCAACCTTTGCAACCCCGGTCCTCAGTCGTCCCATCGAGCTGGGTGCAGATGTGGTCGTCCACAGTCTCTCAAAGTGGATCTGCGGAAGCGGAACGGTCATAGGAGGTGCCGTGATCGACGGTGGTAACTTCGATTGGTCCAGCGGCAGGTTCTCGCGTTTCACCGAACCGGATGAAAGCTACCACGGGATACGCTGGGCAAGGGACCTCGGAGACCAGCAGCGGGCAGCCTTTGTTATGAGGATGAGGACCGTTGCCTTAAGGAATACCGGGGCGGCCATCTCCCCGGATAATGCCTGGAACATCCTCCAGGGGATTGAAACCCTTCCCCTGCGCATGGAGCGTCACTGCGAAAATGCCGCTGCGGTCGCCGCATTTCTTTCCGATCACGGCAAGGTCGACTGGGTACGTTACCCCGGGCTCGATACGGATCCCTCGAAAGAGGTCGCCGACAGGGTCTTGAGCGGGGGCTACGGCGGTATGGTTGTATTCGGCGTAAAGGGAGGTAAGGAGGCTGGTAAACGTTTCATTGAGAAGCTGAAACTCTTCAGCCACCTTGCCAACGTCGGAGACGCAAAGAGCCTTGCCATCCATCCGGGAAGCACCACCCACGCGCAACTCAGCGATCAGGAGCAGATTGCCGCCGGAGTAAAACCTGAGCTTATTCGGCTTTCCATAGGGATTGAACATCAAGACGATATCATCGACGATATAAACCAGGCTTTGAAGGAGGTCTAA
- a CDS encoding (2Fe-2S)-binding protein, giving the protein MSSSDERVITVNGVVRSVAREDLDLSLLEYLRERLDLTGVKNGCGVGACGACTVVIDGQGKRSCRTKLSSVLGKNVITVEGLEGPDGSLHPIQQSFIDCGAIQCGFCTPGMVMSAYALLLREKRPSRDRIRKAMSGNLCRCTGYQQIIDAVEMAAKRMYPGGL; this is encoded by the coding sequence ATGAGCAGCAGTGATGAACGCGTAATAACGGTCAACGGGGTGGTTCGAAGCGTTGCCAGGGAAGATCTCGATCTCAGCCTTTTAGAGTATCTTCGGGAACGGCTTGACCTTACCGGAGTCAAAAACGGCTGTGGGGTCGGGGCCTGTGGAGCCTGTACCGTAGTAATCGACGGCCAGGGAAAACGCAGTTGCCGTACCAAGCTTTCGTCGGTCTTAGGAAAGAATGTAATCACCGTCGAGGGGCTTGAAGGGCCGGACGGAAGCCTTCATCCGATCCAGCAGTCCTTTATCGACTGCGGTGCAATCCAGTGCGGTTTCTGTACGCCGGGTATGGTGATGAGTGCCTATGCGCTTTTACTTCGGGAGAAACGGCCGAGCCGGGATAGAATTCGCAAGGCAATGAGCGGAAACCTCTGCCGCTGCACCGGCTACCAGCAGATCATCGATGCGGTGGAGATGGCCGCAAAGCGAATGTACCCGGGAGGGCTGTAG